Proteins found in one Salmo salar chromosome ssa26, Ssal_v3.1, whole genome shotgun sequence genomic segment:
- the LOC106587442 gene encoding CBY1-interacting BAR domain-containing protein 2 yields MNTIFSRDRQIKSMELTVSHAEKYLGQFCSLLASYTRKTAKLRDQADMLNDFSNTEDPELRTCLKNLAEDLAMVQDYRQAEVERLETKVVTPLKSYGDIVENKRADLKRFNADRDRALKELQKLEKLQQKNPSDRQRISQAEVNAQKATNDAHRSTRQLEETISDFQRQKLEDIKRIFTDFITVEMVFHAKALEVYTHTFQNLDSMDIDKDLELFTGRIRVSDGPLDNQTLLPSSMAHQPSPTLGSSLKHTAESAKKSRSSILQRQRVVEEEEDEEEEYESEIEIEAQQSRQSYASQYTQILRQKN; encoded by the exons ATGAACACCATCTTCTCAAG agacagacagataaagagcATGGAGCTGACAGTGAGCCATGCTGAGAAGTACCTGGGTCAGTTCTGCAGCCTGCTGGCCTCTTACACCAGGAAGACAGCCAAGCTGAGGGACCAGGCTGACATGCTCAATGACTTCTCGAATACTGAGGACCCAGAGCTCCGTACCTGTCTGAAGAACCTGGCTGAAGACCTGGCCATGGTGCAGGACTACCGCCAGGCTGAG GTAGAGAGGCTGGAGACCAAAGTCGTCACTCCCCTCAAATCCTACGGAGATATTGTTGAAAACAAGAGA GCAGATCTGAAGAGGTTCAATGCTGATCGGGACAGAGCGCTGAAAGAGCTGCAGAAACTGGAGAAACTCCAACAGAAGAATCCCTCTGATAGACAAAGAATT TCACAG GCAGAGGTGAATGCTCAGAAGGCGACCAACGATGCTCACCGCAGCACCAGACAACTGGAGGAGACAATCAGTGACTTCCAGAGACAGAAACTGGAGGACATCAAG AGGATCTTCACAGACTTCATcacagtggagatggtgttccaTGCCAAGGCTCTTGaggtctacacacacaccttccagaaCCTGGACAGCATGGACATAGACAAAGACCTGGAg CTGTTCACTGGGAGGATCAGGGTGTCTGACGGCCCTCTGGACAACCAGACCCTGCTGCCCTCCTCTATGGCCCACCAGCCTAGTCCCACCCTGGGCTCCAGCCTCAAACACACTGCTGAATCAGCCAAGAAG TCCCGTAGCAGCATCCTGCAGCGCCAGAGggttgtagaggaggaggaggatgaagaggaggagtatgagtcagagatagagatagaggctCAGCAGAGCAGGCAATCCTATGCCTCTCAATACACCCAAATACTCAGACAGAAGAACTGA